The Bosea beijingensis genome contains the following window.
AGACAAGGATCGTCTCGGCGATCGGTTCGAAATCGGCGCGAAAATGCACCGAGCTCTTGTTGACGAGGATGGCCTGCTCGGTCGGCTCGATCCCGACTTGCCGGTACATCGCCTGATCGGCCATCTGCGCCTTGCGCGAGCCGACGACGATGCGGACATCGCCGATGCGCAGGCAGGCGCTCGGCCCCAGATTCATGCGCGATCCCCCGTAGAACGGGCCCGGCGCGATGAAGCGCCCGTCCGACAGCTTCTCGACCAGAAACTCGCCGTCGAGCGGCTTGTCGCCGGGGATGCCGGATTTCGCGCCGAGCGACAGCGCGATCGTACTGCCTTCACCGGCGGCATGCGCGGCTTGGGCTGCAGCAGGATCGACGATGACGCCGATGGCAGCGCGCTCAGCGCCGCCCTGCACCAGGGCATGGGCCATGCCCATCGTGTCCGAATCGCCGCCGGCGCCGGGATTGTCCTGCGTATCGGAGATGACGACGGGCTTGGTCGCCGTCCCGGCTAGCCGCATCGCCTCCGCCACGCCGTCCTCGGGCGAGAAGACCCGGCCTTTGAAGGCGGCTTCGCTCGCCATCACGCGAGCCAGCACGGCATCGGCCGCACGGTCGGCATCGGCCTGCGTCGCGCCATAGGCCAGCACGGTCGCGCCGCAATCGGGGAAATCCGCGGCCGGGAAGCCGGGCAGGAAGGACAGCGTCGGCACGGCCGGGCCTTCGAGCGCGGCGAGCTCGGCATAAATGGTGCGGCAGGGCTCCATCGCCGTCGCCTGCCAGGCGATGGGGATGAGATAGGGTACCTGCCGGAAGGCCTTTGCCGGGCGGGCGCCCGTCTCGATCAATTGCGCCAGCACATCGGTCGTGCGGCTGCCGGTCAGGGCCATGTCGACATGCGGATAGGTGCGGTAGGCCACGAGCGCATCGGCCATCGCCATCATCAATGGCGTGACATTGCCATGCAGGTCGAGGCTGACGACGAGCGGAACGTC
Protein-coding sequences here:
- a CDS encoding M81 family metallopeptidase translates to MPRRIAFGGFLHETNTFAPSMAGMEAFLQGGGWPPLAREEAISAAVQNVNVGAAGFVDSARGRDWEIVPTLWCAASPSAHVTTEAFEAIAGELVERLAAALPLDGVYLDLHGAMVTEGHDDGEGELLRRVRAAIGPDVPLVVSLDLHGNVTPLMMAMADALVAYRTYPHVDMALTGSRTTDVLAQLIETGARPAKAFRQVPYLIPIAWQATAMEPCRTIYAELAALEGPAVPTLSFLPGFPAADFPDCGATVLAYGATQADADRAADAVLARVMASEAAFKGRVFSPEDGVAEAMRLAGTATKPVVISDTQDNPGAGGDSDTMGMAHALVQGGAERAAIGVIVDPAAAQAAHAAGEGSTIALSLGAKSGIPGDKPLDGEFLVEKLSDGRFIAPGPFYGGSRMNLGPSACLRIGDVRIVVGSRKAQMADQAMYRQVGIEPTEQAILVNKSSVHFRADFEPIAETILVCAAPGPMPVDPAALPWRRLRPGLRTSPLGQPFA